A stretch of Anolis sagrei isolate rAnoSag1 chromosome X, rAnoSag1.mat, whole genome shotgun sequence DNA encodes these proteins:
- the UNG gene encoding LOW QUALITY PROTEIN: uracil-DNA glycosylase (The sequence of the model RefSeq protein was modified relative to this genomic sequence to represent the inferred CDS: deleted 1 base in 1 codon) — MCTRRVETAKLRQHVSEGAGLPEPRMRSAFRANFEPEADRARRGGVVAMIGQRTLRSFFSPVAAEKRSRPADSNGDADEKPCKRAKAEPGPPLSPEQLERIRRNKEAAQQRLRQARSGGGGALLTDQIAPAWKAALEHEFHKPYFSQLMSFVAEERRRHTVFPPPHQVFTWTQMCDISDVKVVILGQDPYHGPGQAHGLCFSVQRPLPPPPSLENIYKELAADIEGFSHPGHGDLTGWAKQGVLLLNAVLTVRAHEPTSHKEKGWEAFTDAVVAWLNRNLDGLVFLLWGSYAHKKGSAIDRKRHTVLLAAHPSPLSAHRGFLGCRHFSKANALLQKSGKRPIQWGDL; from the exons ATGTGCACGCGCAGAGTCGAGACCGCTAAGCTCCGCCAACACGTCTCCGAGGGGGCGGGACTTCCCGAGCCGCGCATGCGTAGTGCTTTCCGCGCCAATTTCGAGCCG GAGGCAGACAGAGCGAGACGCGGAGGAGTAGTCGCCATGATAGGGCAGAGGACCCTGCGGTCTTTCTTCTCCCCGGTCGCTGCCGAGAAGCGGAGTCGACCCGCAGATAGCAATGGAGACGCCGATGAAAAG CCCTGCAAAAGAGCCAAGGCGGAGCCGGGGCCCCCGCTCAGCCCGGAGCAGCTGGAGCGCATCCGGAGGAACAAAGAGGCGGCCCAGCAGAGGCTGCGCCAGGCCCGCTCCGGAGGAGGAGGCGCCCTCCTCACCGACCAGATCGCCCCCGCCTGGAAAGCGGCCCTCGAGCACGAGTTCCACAAGCCCTACTTCAGCCAG CTCATGTCCTTTGTTGCCGAGGAGCGCCGCCGACACACAGTGTTCCCTCCACCGCACCAGGTCTTCACTTGGACCCAGATGTGTGACATCAGCGAT GTGAAAGTAGTGATCTTGGGCCAAGACCCCTACCACGGCCCCGGCCAAGCCCACGGCCTCTGCTTCAGTGTCCAGAGGCCCCTCCCACCGCCACCCAG CCTAGAGAACATTTACAAAGAACTGGCCGCAGACATTGAAGGGTTTTCTCATCCGGGACACGGAGACCTGACAGGATGGGCCAAACAAG GTGTGCTTCTGCTGAATGCGGTGCTGACAGTGCGTGCGCATGAGCCGACTTCTCACAAGGAGAAGGGCTGGGAGGCCTTCACGGATGCAGTGGTCGCCTGGCTGAACCGGAACCTGGATGGCCTTGTCTTCCTCCTCTGGGGCTCCTACGCGCACAAGAAGGGCAGTGCCATCgacagg AAGCGTCACACAGTGCTGTTGGCAGCTCACCCGTCCCCTCTCTCTGCGCATCGAGGTTTTCTGGGCTGCAGGCACTTCTCCAAAGCCAATGCGCTGCTCCAGAAGTCTGGCAAACGGCCTATCCAGTGGGGAGACCTTTGA
- the FOXN4 gene encoding forkhead box protein N4 has protein sequence MDEPPPPPAAGDLQCLSWLTSVDVPRLQSRARPQHTGRLLASSLPQSILGLSAVSRYAPLFPPPPPPSCQEQQAFTIAQQCPPQASIYSHSSYALQQQQQQTQYAPPRIAPLNNNAQEMHPKHYPKPIYSYSCLIAMALKNSQTGSLPVSEIYSFMKEHFPYFKTAPDGWKNSVRHNLSLNKCFTKVESKASSSSSASSSRKGCLWALNPAKIGKMEEEMQKWKRKDLPAIHRSMANPEELDKLITDRPENCRRKPAEVEAARNIVSRPAQPPPPQPVMALPLPPMSLHHQVQAQSCMAPDSPAPAQTPPLHALRGMGHSSPLPPPMMPPPPPPHEVLLRGPDFLSAVMTDMNAEVDALDPSIMDFALQGNIWDEIKDESFNLDSLGAFSNSPLPLSDCDLASAAGLNPTCSGSDHSFADLQVTGLYTTYATLDATVSSAPYLGTQGNKPITLH, from the exons ATGGAtgagccgcctcctcctcctgctgctggagATTTGCAGTGCCTCTCCTGGCTGACCTCTGTGGATGTCCCACGTCTACAGAGCAGGGCCCGCCCACAACACACAG GGCGTCTGCTGGCCTCCTCTCTGCCACAAAGCATCCTGGGACTCAGTGCT GTCAGCCGTTATGCACCGCTCTTCCCTCCACCGCCACCGCCATCTTGCCAGGAGCAGCAGGCCTTCACCATTGCGCAACAG TGTCCTCCGCAGGCCTCCATCTACAGCCATTCTTCCTATGCgctgcagcagcaacagcaacagacaCAATATGCGCCGCCGCGCATTGCGCCGCTCAATAACAATGCACAGGAAATGCACCCCAAGCATTACCCCAAACCCATATATTCCTACAG TTGCTTGATTGCAATGGCGCTGAAGAACAGCCAGACGGGCAGCCTTCCCGTGAGCGAGATCTACAGCTTCATGAAGGAGCACTTCCCGTATTTCAAG ACGGCGCCTGATGGCTGGAAGAACTCCGTTCGGCACAACCTCTCGCTCAACAAGTGCTTCACAAAggtagagagcaaggcctcttcttcttcttctgcttcttcctcacgCAAGGGCTGCCTCTGGGCCCTGAACCCAGCCAAGATCGgcaagatggaggaggagatgcaGAAGTGGAAGCGGAAGGACCTCCCCGCCATCCATAGGAGCATGGCCAACCCAG AAGAGCTGGACAAACTAATCACGGATCGGCCAGAGAACTGCAGGAGAAAGCCAGCTGAAGTGGAAGCTGCCCGGAACATTGTGTCACGACCTGCGCAACCACCGCCTCCACAACCGGTGATGGCGCTGCCCTTGCCTCCAATGTCCTTGCATCACCAGGTCCAGGCTCAGTCCTGCATGGCACCCGACTCGCCAGCCCCTGCGCAGACCCCACCGCTCCACGCCCTCCGCGGCATGGGGCATAGCAGCCCCCTCCCGCCACCCATGATGCCGCCGCCGCCACCACCGCATGAAGTCCTCCTCCGCGGCCCTGACTTCCTCAGTGCTGTCATGACCGACATGAATGCCGAGGTGGATGCCCTGGACCCCAGCATCATGGACTTCGCCCTCCAAG GAAACATCTGGGATGAGATAAAGGATGAGAGCTTCAACCTGGACAGCCTGGGGGCCTTCAGCAACTCTCCACTGCCTCTGTCTGACTGCGACCTGGCCTCTGCTGCTGGTCTGAACCCCACCTGCAGTGGAAGTGATCACTCCTTTGCGGACTTGCAAGTGACTGGCCTCTACACCACGTACGCCACGCTGGATGCCACCGTTTCTTCCGCGCCCTACCTTGGCACCCAAGGCAACAAGCCCATCACCCTCCATTGA